Genomic segment of Candidatus Bathyarchaeota archaeon:
AATCCAAGTGGCCCTCCTCGATTAGTCGGAGGAGGGTCTCGGCCCTCACAGAACCGACGATATGGACATGGAGCTCAACCTTTGGGATTTTCTTGATTAAACTCTCACGAGCCCATCTAGGAGCACCCAAATTAAAACCGCTAACCATATCTTCATTTCACGATCTATGCCTTATTAGGCGTTGGGGTCCGAATGATTGATGGAGTTGTTCATTGATGACATCTCCGTTTTGGGCTGGCTTCCCTTAGATGACTGGAAAGATTTATTCCAGCTTCGGGAATTTATCTCCAGGTATCTTGATGGCTGAGGGTCTATCTGCCGAGATAGCTGTCATAGGCGGGACAGGGGTCTATGACCCAGGGATGCTCGAGGAGAGGAGGGAGGTGAAGGTCTACACGCCATATGGGGCGCCATCCGACCTTATCATCCTGGGCAAATACGGAGGGAGGAGTGTCGCCTTCATCCCAAGGCATGGAAGGGGCCATCAGATCCCTCCAAGCAGGATAAATAATAGGGCCAATGTATGGGCTCTCAAGGAGCTCGGGGTTCAGAGGATCATAGCATCCTCAGCTGTTGGGAGTCTTAGGGAGGACTATAGGCCGGGAGAATTCGTCATCACGGATCAGTTTATTGACCGGACCAAGGGGAGGCCGGACACCTTCTACGAGGGGGGGAAGATCTGCCACATCTCCTCCGCAGACCCTGTATGCCCTCAGCTCCATGAGTTCTTCGTCGGCTTCGCCAAGGGAATGGGCCTGAGGGTTCATCCGAGGGGGACATATGTCTGTATCGAGGGCCCAAGGTTCTCAACCCGGGCTGAGTCCAGGCTATTTAGGATGTGGGGGGCCGACATAATAGGGATGACCCTCTACCCGGAGATAGTCCTAGCCAGGGAGGCGGAGATCTGCTATGTCTCCGTCGCAATGATCACCGACTACGATGTATGGGCTGAGAAGCCCGTCTCAACCCAGGAGATATTGGAGACGATGAGGAGAAACTCGGAGAACTTCAAGAGGTTGATAATGGAGGCCATTCCAAGGATCCCTAGGGAGAGGACCTGTAGGTGCCATGAGGCCCTCAGGGAGGCCACCCTATAAGTGCCTTTCAGGGAGGGCCATCTCCAGATCCCCCTCTGTGAAGCCCATCTCGAGGAGGTCGGCCCTCACCTTCTCCAACCCATATCTCTCCAGAAGCCTGTGCTTATCCAGAAGCCTCCTTATCGTTTCACACCTCTCCCAGTCGTAGACTATCCACGAGGATGTGCATCTGACATAGTAGTCGGGCTTGAGGCGAGCCCAGGGCTTATAGTGAAGAACCCCAATCCTCAGTTCCCTAGGCCTCCTCTCCCTCACTATCTTATCCTTCACGAATATCATCGTCTCACTGGTATCCAGTACGTCGTCCACCAGAAGGACATCCTCTCCATCAAGGCTTAGATCGGAGGGCAGATCCTGGTAGATCCTAGGGATAGGGCCTCTCACATCCACCCCCGCGTAGTATTCGACCCTGATGGTGTATACGTTGCTCACATCCAGGAAGTCGCTGCAATACCTTAGGACAGGCCAGCCACCCCTACCAAGCCCTATGATAACGGTCGGCTTGTACCCATCTTGTACGATCTTCCTGCAGAGTTCCAGAGTCATCTCCTTGAGCTCCTCTATGGTATAGACCTCGAATCTAAGTCCGTACTTCTCCGAGACCTTCACAGTCAGCCCTATAGGCGAATCCTTTTAAAACTTTAACACTAAAGCTCATCATAATTCATTAAGGAAGAGGGCTTTAGGGTTGAGGGCGAGCCTGGTTCTCAAAGACTGCAGCATCCTAAACGTCTTCACGGGTGAGGTGGTGAGGGGAGATATAGCCATAGAGGATGGGAAGATCACCGGGGTATGCGGAGAATACGCGGGTGAAAGGATCATTGATCTCGGTGGAAGATACGTATCTCCGGGGTTCATAGAGGGCCACATCCACATAGAGAGCAGCATGCTAACCCCCTCGAGGTTTGCGGAGATCGTGGTTCCGAGAGGGACCACCGGGGTCGTCGCAGACCCCCATGAGGTTGCTAATGTCCTCGGGGTTAAAGGCATATACATTTTCCTAGAGGAGTCCAGGGGTCTACCTATGGATCTCTACCTGACCATCCCATCATGCGTCCCAGCCACAAGGCTCGAGACCTCGGGCGCCGAGATCGGGGTTAGAGAGATTGAGGGGCTGGCCTCTGAGCCTGGGATCGTCGCCCTCGGAGAGGTGATGAACTATCCTGGGGTCATCCATGGCGAGGAGGAGGTCGTTGGGAAGTTAGAGGTAGCGAGGAGGATGGGCATTCCGATAGATGGGCACGCCCCAGGGTTGAAGGGACGGGAGCTCGACAGGTACATCGCAATGGGGGTAGACTCTGATCACGAGTCCACGGAAGGGGAGGAGGCCTTGGAGAAGCTGAGAAAGGGCATGTGGCTCATGATCAGGGAGGGATCAGCCGCGAGAAATATGGACGCTATAATCCCAATACTTATCGAGAGGGGGGTTTCCCTTGAGAGGTGTCTCCTAGTCTCGGACGATAGGCATCCGAGGGACCTTTTAATGGAGGGCCACCTCGACCGCCTCGTGAGGAAGGCCGTGAGTATGGGAGTGGGCCTCGTGGATGCGGTTAGGATGGTCAGCTGGAATCCCGCCAGGAGGTTCAGGCTCAGGGATGTTGGAGCCATTGCTCCCGGATTCAAGGCCAACTTGGCCATCCTATCGGAGGATCTCACGGTGGAATCGGTCCTCTTCGATGGGGTTCCAGTTGCAGAGAGGGGTAGGCTGAGGATTGAGATCCCTAACTACACCTACGACCCAGAGGTCTACAGAACCGTTAGGCTGGCTAGAGAGTTGAAGCCTGATTACTTCAGGATACCTGCCGGGATGAAGGAGGGCTCAGCCCTTGTCAGGGTTATGGGGGTTGAGGAGGGGAGCATATTGACGAAGAGGCTGGTCGAAAGGCTTGAAGTTAGAGACGGTGCGGTGGAGGCAGACCCAGACAGGGATATCCTAAAGGCTGCTGTTGTGGAGAGGCATAGAGGCTCGGGCAGGGTGGGCTTGGGCTTCGTGAAGGGGTTCGGCCTAAAGGATGGGGCATTGGCATCAACGGTTGCCCA
This window contains:
- a CDS encoding S-methyl-5'-thioadenosine phosphorylase; translation: MAEGLSAEIAVIGGTGVYDPGMLEERREVKVYTPYGAPSDLIILGKYGGRSVAFIPRHGRGHQIPPSRINNRANVWALKELGVQRIIASSAVGSLREDYRPGEFVITDQFIDRTKGRPDTFYEGGKICHISSADPVCPQLHEFFVGFAKGMGLRVHPRGTYVCIEGPRFSTRAESRLFRMWGADIIGMTLYPEIVLAREAEICYVSVAMITDYDVWAEKPVSTQEILETMRRNSENFKRLIMEAIPRIPRERTCRCHEALREATL
- the ade gene encoding adenine deaminase, giving the protein MRASLVLKDCSILNVFTGEVVRGDIAIEDGKITGVCGEYAGERIIDLGGRYVSPGFIEGHIHIESSMLTPSRFAEIVVPRGTTGVVADPHEVANVLGVKGIYIFLEESRGLPMDLYLTIPSCVPATRLETSGAEIGVREIEGLASEPGIVALGEVMNYPGVIHGEEEVVGKLEVARRMGIPIDGHAPGLKGRELDRYIAMGVDSDHESTEGEEALEKLRKGMWLMIREGSAARNMDAIIPILIERGVSLERCLLVSDDRHPRDLLMEGHLDRLVRKAVSMGVGLVDAVRMVSWNPARRFRLRDVGAIAPGFKANLAILSEDLTVESVLFDGVPVAERGRLRIEIPNYTYDPEVYRTVRLARELKPDYFRIPAGMKEGSALVRVMGVEEGSILTKRLVERLEVRDGAVEADPDRDILKAAVVERHRGSGRVGLGFVKGFGLKDGALASTVAHDSHNLIVVGVDDESMAAACNHLASVGGGLSIAQHGRIISTLRLEVAGLMACRGAEVVADGLERLHQDCRRLGCTLSSPFMAMSFLSLPVIPELKLTDMGLVEGFRIVSLFLEHDESR